The Oryza glaberrima chromosome 5, OglaRS2, whole genome shotgun sequence DNA segment TCAAGCGTTCTCACTAAATCAAACCCCCTCACTGCCACCTTCGTTTGCGCGCCATGGAGCTTGCCCTGGTTGGCGACCCTTCGAATGGCGTGGCGAAGCCGTCGTGCGACTCCGTCGGCTCGCTGCCCGCCGTCAGCTCCAAGGCCGTCATCCACCCACCGGTGACCAGCGCGGCGGGCGCCACGCTCGGCAGGCACCTCGCGAGGCGCCTCGTGCAGATCGGCGCCACCGACGTGTTCGCCGTCCCCGGGGACTTCAACCTCACCCTGCTCGACTACCTCATCGCCGAGCCCGGGCTCAAGCTCATCGGCTGCTGCAACGAGCTCAACGCCGGGTACGCGGCCGACGGCTacgcccgcgcccgcggcgtcggcgcgtgCGCCGTCACGTTCACCGTCGGTGGCCTCAGCGTGCTCaacgccatcgccggcgcctaCAGCGAGAACCTCCCCGTGATCTGCATCGTCGGCGGGCCCAACTCCAACGACTACGGCACCAACCGCATCCTGCACCACACCATCGGCCTCCCGGACTTCTCACAGGAGCTCCGCTGCTTCCAGACCATCACCTGCTACCAGGTCCGCGCAATGAGCCCTGCCTCTCGTCTTTCTTTTGCACTGAGTGTCTTGctgcatttcgtcgaacacctgagCTGAACAGAGAGTGCGTTGCACGCATGCAGGCCGTCATTAACAACCTCGACGACGCGCACGAGCAGATCGACACCGCCATAGCGACGGCACTAAGGGAGAGCAAGCCAGTGTACATCAGCGTGGGCTGCAACCTGGCGGGCCTCTCCCACCCGACGTTTAGCCGCGAGCCAGTGCCGTTGTTCATCTCGCCAAGGTAATACTGAGCTCAAAACGCATGCATCTTGTGTTAGAATCTTTTTTATCCATTAGTTTATTAATTTTGGTATCTGTTCCATTAGATTGAGCAACAAGGCGAACTTGGAGCACGCCGTCGAAGCCGCGGCGGACTTCCTGAACAAGGCGGTGAAGCCGGTGCTGGTCGGGGGGCCAAAGATCCGGGTGGCCAAGGCGAAGAAGGCGTTCGCCGGCATCGCGGAGTCGAGCGGGTACCCGTTCGCGGTGATGCCGTCCGCCAAGGGCCTCGTGCCGGAGCACCACCCGCGGTTCATCGGCACGTACTGGGGCGCCGTGAGCACCACCTTCTGCGCCGAGATCGTCGAGTCCGCCGACGCCTACCTCTTCGCCGGCCCGATCTTCAACGACTACAGCTCCGTCGGCTACTCCCTGCTGCTGAAGCGGGAGAAGGCCGTCATCGTGCAGCCCGACCGCGTGGTGGTCGGCAACGGCCCGGCGTTCGGCTGCATCCTCATGACTGAGTTCCTCGACGCGCTCGCCAAACGCCTCGACCGCAACACGACGGCGTACGACAACTACCGCCGCATCTTCATCCCCGACCGCGAGCCGCCCAACGGCCAGCCCGACGAGCCACTCAGGGTCAACATCCTCTTCAAGCACATCAAGGAGTTGCTGTCCGGCGacaccgccgtcatcgccgaGACCGGTGACTCGTGGTTCAACTGCCAGAAGCTCAGGCTCCCCGAGGGCTGCGGGTAAGCGCCACGCACACCGATCGTCTCCACGCCCCCGACAACCTTCCACGCTTTCACCTCAGCTTCCCAAAATTCAATAACGAAAGGCTGGTCATTCCCAACAGGTACGAGTTCCAGATGCAGTACGGCTCGATCGGGTGGTCCGTCGGCGCCACGCTCGGCTACGCCCAGGCGGCCAAGGACAAGCGCGTCATCTCCTGCATCGGCGACGGTAGCTTCCAGGTGCGTCCTCTGCTGCTACGATCTCTGTTTTTCTCGCCAatggcggcggctgtggcgctGTACTAATGCAGTAATGCGGTTTCGCGCGACGTACAGATGACGGCGCAGGACGTGTCGACGATGTTGCGGTGCGGGCAGAAGagcatcatcttcctcatcaatAATGGTGGGTACACCATCGAGGTGGAGATCCACGACGGGCCGTACAACGTCATCAAGAACTGGGACTACACCGGCCTCATCGACGCCATCCACAACTCTGACGGCAACTGCTGGACAAAGAAGGTTGGGTTCAAACACCACCACTACTAGTAACTactgctactagtagtactaaatACGGCTAAGTGCAATTGGACTGCTCGATCGTGACAGCTCAAAACCTTTTTTGCCGTTGTTTTTCAACAGGTCCGGACTGAGGAGGAGCTGATAGAGGCGATCGCGACGGCAACGGGCGCCAAGAAAGACTGCCTCTGCTTCATCGAGATCATCGTGCACAAGGATGACACGAGCAAAGAGCTTCTCGAGTGGGGATCCAGGGTATCGGCTGCCAACAGCAGGCCGCCGAATCCCCAGTGATTTTGCTAGCTGGTCTTCTCATGACGCACACTCGAATGCGCTAGTCTGCCAATGTCCGAGATATGCTGCCCATTATCGTCTGTGAATTAATTGTCTAATGCGTCTGCATCCAGTTAAATTTTCTCAGCCGAGAGGTTGAAGTATTTATGTAGATGGGGTTGCCCGTCTTATGATTATGTTTGTAATTCAATATGCTTGGCATTAATGTTTTGTAAACCTGTAATGTATTGCGATGAAATAACATGGACGATTTGAAGGAGAAGAAAATCACATATCTAGACAATTTACTTGACCATTATAGTACTATCAGATTAGTTGATCATTATAGCACTATCAGACTGTCTCGTTGTTTGCTAATCAATGTCAAAATAAGAATTTTGAAGTTTAATTTTGGGTCGATTTTGAAGGTTTTTTTCATCAcactttgtttttctattttgaCTTTTAAAATGTATGAGAATGCAAATATAAACGCTTTactcataaaatattttttctctacGGCTTATAACAAACCATAAGAGGCGTGTTTATTTTGTTCTATTCACAAGAGTAACATCAGACTAGAGAATAGTGATGTGGAGGGCTGGAGGCCGAAAGTTCGCTGGGCCCAAAAATGCCCATGCTTCCTGTTTATTTGGGTCCATGATCGGGGCCCACGAAGGCCGCAGAGAATAACGTAGAAAACCGGCAGTGGTAATAGTAGTATTTTGGTTCCGGTCTACAATCCGCTCAAAAATGAAAAACCGGCGGTGGTAGTGGtacggccgtgtttagtttcccctATTCGgctattcccaactttccatcacatcatatcacattaaAAACattcttacacacataaactttcaacttttttttccaaactttcaacttttttaaaactttcaacttttttcaggaactaaacacacccgtagTATTTTGGTTCCAGACCAAACCAAACGCTTGAAACAAAATTATGGAAAAATCCTTTTCTAAAGTAACAGTATAAATTTCAATGTCACTCAAtaattttttaatgtaaattcGATATAcatatctttacctattataaaaatttaagatgttttgactCTTGTCTTTGGAATCTGCCTGATCGGAAACAAGAACGAGAAATCAAGGTTGAGGGTGGATGGCGGAGAGGAGCTCTGGCGACTTGCCAGGCGACTCCTCAGCGCTCATGCCCCTAGTTGGATCTCCGACCACCCCACCGCTGATTCTTACCACCTTGAATCAACAAGCTCCTGCTCCGCCTCTGCTGCATCAATCTTCAGGTAACACTCTAAGCTTAGCTCGCCCAGGAGTCTCCTTCCAAAACTATGTCCTACGTTCTTTCTCGTCTTCAGTAACCCTTGCCTGTGCTATCTCCACCATTGCTCCTGTTCTTTCCATGTTTCTGTCTGCGGGGCATAATTATACAGCACCAGTGTTTCAAACCAAAACGTGGCAAATGCGATTGTCAAGTGCGGATACAGATTCTGGGCAAGCCATCGTCTGGTTTTTCATGGATCATACCATTCTGCTGCTTCTTCTGTTCTCAAGGTTGGCTCACCTGTTCTTCACTGTTCTTCACTACTGGCACCAAAGTCAAGCCCTCCTGTCAGAAAGTACGAGAATTTTTACTATGAAGAGACAGTTACTATTGGGAAAATAAACTGCCCTCTCTTCCAGCCAGCTGCCCCTAGTTCGCCAAATGAAAGCCTGCTGCTAAGGGATTTTTGCTTCCCGCCTCAGAAAAAAGATCGAGCGTACAAGGAGGTTTTGCTGTCCCAACCACCACCAGCTCCTCagccaaaaaccaaaactagCCGCTCCCCCACCCTCCACAAAGAAATCCCCATTGCAAACCACTGCTTTCGCTGCCTTGCTTCCGACCACCTTGTCCGCGACTGCTGCGACCCTATTCGCTGTATTTTCTGCCGGCGGCTGGGCCACCGTAAGCCGGACTGTCCAACCCTTCCTAGCATGCTACCCAAAACCACCGCCTGGTTCTGCTGCTCGCCTGCCTCGGCAGCTGACCTTGTTCATAACCCGACCGCCATCCACCACTTCCCCAACACCTCCAGATCCCCTCCCACTGTAGCCTCCCCACCTGCAACTCAGCCTCTCCAGCTCCCACCCGCTCACGTACCCCAGGCGGGTCCCCGCAACCTCACCACCTCGGATCTACTCTCCGCTGTGGCGACTCAGCTCCGGTCAGCGTCAGGCAGCGTGGCCAGATCGGCTGTGCAGGGATCATCTTCAGGCTCCAGCAGGATCTCAGGGCTCTCACCTCACTCGGTCCAAGTTTTGTTTGAGACTCGCCCCAGCTCTCTGGCAGCGCATCTTGTGAGTTCTAGTGTTCCTACAGCTGTTTCTAGTCCAGTCTCCATGCACTCAGTTAAGGCTTGTTTCATAGCAGCGGGCAAAACTAAGATGTACCCTGAGATCCCAGAATCCTCCCATAGTGCCAGCAACAGGAGTGGTCCTCTGGTCCCTTTTGTCGACATTCCTATGGACAGGGTTTCCCCGGCTGTAACTTTACCTAGATCTACACACCCCCAAACCTCCAACAACATGCCCCCACCCCAACCTACCCGCAGATCCACAAATCCCTCCACCCCCTCAACCCACCCTCCAGATCTCCGCCACCATCCCACCCAGTCCTGACACCACACCACACCCCTCCACCACCAACTAACATCACCCCCCCTGAACCCCTCAAACCAAAACACCCACATAGCCGCCCAGCCACCATCTTCTATTGGCAGCGCCATTGTTTTGAATAACTCTGATTCCATTGATGTTTTCATGCCCAATGCAGACATGACTTTCGCTGCCTGCTTTGCCCATGCTTACATAGATCCCCCAGCTGCTTGCCCAGCCTCTATCATTAGAGGAGCCATCCGAGCTAGACTGCCAAATATCACTTATGCCCTCCACCCAACCTGCCGGGGCGCGCTCGTCCTCAAGTTTGACTCCCCCGTGGACCGTGAAGCTGCTATTGAGCTGGGCAGCCCTCTAAACAGCATGGGACATAATGTCACTTTGGTTAGACATGAGGCTACAGAGGCCAGGTTTTTTGCCCTTAGGTGACACCCTTCATGAACTGGATATAACTGATTTCCCGCACGAACACTGGTTTGAGGATGAGATCAAGATTGCTCTTGATGTGCTAGGCGAGGTAATTGAGATTGACGAGCAATGCACTATAGGCAAGGATTATTCATCTCTCCGCCTAATCCTAGAGACCCACAGGGATAGGGTCATCCCAACTTTCATCTGGGTCAATAATCCTCTTCATGATGGAACTGCAACAAAGATCCAAGTGATCCACACCTGGGACCGTGCTGAAAGCTTTGATGACAATGGGCACTACTTCCGTCGTTTCCCACCATACCAGCCACCGCGCAACCCACCTCAACAATGCCAAACAAGCTACCTGCAGTTCCTTCGCCAACAACGTGCTGCTATGCTGCCCAGGTTTAACCCGATGCAGCACAATGGCATGGAAGCCTTGGACCAGGGTTCAGGCTCTGCTGAACCCATAACTGAAGTGATAGCCCTGCCCTGGTATAATAACTGGAATGTGTTCTCAGGCCAAGAGGACCCTGAAAATTTGTAAGTAACCACACAGCTTGAAACCTCGCAGCGGCCGGACACTCCTCAATTATCTGATGATCCTGTGCAAGCCCCCTCAGCTCAGTCTGCTGGGGAATCGGGCAAGTTCCCCAGAGTGAAGAAAGCAGCAGTCAAGCCTCCTGGACCATCTGAAGAGATTCGCAGGCAAAGTGATCGC contains these protein-coding regions:
- the LOC127774551 gene encoding pyruvate decarboxylase 1 isoform X2 encodes the protein MELALVGDPSNGVAKPSCDSVGSLPAVSSKAVIHPPVTSAAGATLGRHLARRLVQIGATDVFAVPGDFNLTLLDYLIAEPGLKLIGCCNELNAGYAADGYARARGVGACAVTFTVGGLSVLNAIAGAYSENLPVICIVGGPNSNDYGTNRILHHTIGLPDFSQELRCFQTITCYQAVINNLDDAHEQIDTAIATALRESKPVYISVGCNLAGLSHPTFSREPVPLFISPRLSNKANLEHAVEAAADFLNKAVKPVLVGGPKIRVAKAKKAFAGIAESSGYPFAVMPSAKGLVPEHHPRFIGTYWGAVSTTFCAEIVESADAYLFAGPIFNDYSSVGYSLLLKREKAVIVQPDRVVVGNGPAFGCILMTEFLDALAKRLDRNTTAYDNYRRIFIPDREPPNGQPDEPLRVNILFKHIKELLSGDTAVIAETGDSWFNCQKLRLPEGCGYEFQMQYGSIGWSVGATLGYAQAAKDKRVISCIGDGSFQMTAQDVSTMLRCGQKSIIFLINNGGYTIEVEIHDGPYNVIKNWDYTGLIDAIHNSDGNCWTKKVRTEEELIEAIATATGAKKDCLCFIEIIVHKDDTSKELLEWGSRVSAANSRPPNPQ
- the LOC127774551 gene encoding pyruvate decarboxylase 1 isoform X3, whose protein sequence is MELALVGNPSNGVAKPSCNSVGSLPVVSSNAVIHPPVTSAAGATLGRHLARRLVQIGATDVFAVPGDFNLTLLDYLIAEPGLKLIGCCNELNAGYAADGYARARGVGACAVTFTVGGLSVLNAIAGAYSENLPVICIVGGPNSNDYGTNRILHHTIGLPDFSQELRCFQTITCYQAVINNLDDAHEQIDTAIATALRESKPVYISVGCNLAGLSHPTFSREPVPLFISPRLSNKANLEHAVEAAADFLNKAVKPVLVGGPKIRVAKAKKAFAGIAESSGYPFAVMPSAKGLVPEHHPRFIGTYWGAVSTTFCAEIVESADAYLFAGPIFNDYSSVGYSLLLKREKAVIVQPDRVVVGNGPAFGCILMTEFLDALAKRLDRNTTAYDNYRRIFIPDREPPNGQPDEPLRVNILFKHIKELLSGDTAVIAETGDSWFNCQKLRLPEGCGYEFQMQYGSIGWSVGATLGYAQAAKDKRVISCIGDGSFQMTAQDVSTMLRCGQKSIIFLINNGGYTIEVEIHDGPYNVIKNWDYTGLIDAIHNSDGNCWTKKVRTEEELIEAIATATGAKKDCLCFIEIIVHKDDTSKELLEWGSRVSAANSRPPNPQ